In Manis pentadactyla isolate mManPen7 chromosome 3, mManPen7.hap1, whole genome shotgun sequence, a single window of DNA contains:
- the KLHL38 gene encoding kelch-like protein 38 has product MLPPGMSTPPCRMDVESPDGLLFKDHDFSSDLLRQLNGLRQNRMLTDVSICTGAWEVPCHRNVLASSSPYFRAMFCSNFRESSEAKVQLKGIDALTLDQIILYVYTGEVHITAENVLPLMEAASMLQYPKLFEACSSYLQSQLTPSNCLGMIRLSEILSCETLKRKAREVALAYFPEVAASADLKELCALELRDYLGDDGLCGEEEKVFEALMVWIKHDLQARKCHMQELFKQVRLQYIHPAFFHHFIANDALLQSSPSCQTILDMAKRQMFSLYSTSSAPHLPPPWHVPLRHSYQDFLILLGGRKDNQQTTRDVLLYHQQTCQWQSLAKLPTRLYKASAVALHRSIYVLGGVAVSTGKRGPCRDVYVFSLKLNQWRLGQPMLAARYSHRSTAHKNFIFAIGGIGEGQEVLGSMERYDSVCNSWERMAGMPVGVLDPAVAVKDQRLYLFGGEDIMQNPVRLIQVYHISRNTWFKMETRMIKNVCAPAVVLGERIVIVGGYTRRILAYDAQSNKFVKCADMKDRRMHHGATVIGNKLYVTGGRRLTTDCNIEDSASFDCYDPETDTWMSQGQLPHKLFDHACLTLQCIPNTAAFP; this is encoded by the exons ATGCTCCCTCCTGGGATGTCTACCCCACCTTGTAGGATGGATGTGGAGTCGCCAGATGGACTGCTCTTCAAAGATCATGACTTCTCATCTGACCTGTTGAGGCAGCTCAATGGCTTAAGGCAAAACAGGATGCTGACTGATGTGAGTATCTGCACCGGGGCCTGGGAGGTCCCCTGCCACCGAAATGTGCTGGCCTCCAGCAGCCCCTACTTCAGGGCCATGTTTTGCAGCAACTTCCGGGAGAGCAGTGAGGCCAAAGTTCAGCTGAAAGGCATCGACGCCCTGACTCTGGACCAGATCATCCTGTATGTGTACACCGGGGAGGTGCACATCACAGCTGAGAACGTTCTGCCCCTGATGGAGGCGGCCTCCATGCTGCAGTACCCCAAGCTGTTTGAGGCCTGCTCCTCCTACCTCCAGAGCCAGTTGACCCCCAGCAACTGCCTGGGCATGATCAGGCTCTCTGAGATCTTAAGCTGTGAGACCCTCAAGAGGAAAGCCAGGGAGGTGGCCCTGGCGTATTTCCCAGAGGTGGCCGCATCAGCTGATCTGAAAGAGCTCTGCGCCTTGGAATTGAGAGACTACCTTGGAGATGACGGGCTCtgtggggaggaggagaaggtgTTTGAGGCCCTCATGGTTTGGATCAAGCATGATCTCCAGGCCCGGAAATGTCACATGCAGGAATTGTTCAAGCAGGTCAGGCTTCAGTACATCCACCCGGCCTTCTTCCACCACTTTATCGCCAATGATGCCCTCCTGCAGTCCTCGCCCTCGTGCCAGACCATCTTGGACATGGCCAAGAGGCAGATGTTTTCTCTGTACAGCACCTCCAgtgccccccacctcccacctccatgGCACGTCCCTCTAAGACACTCCTACCAAGATTTCCTCATCCTCTTGGGTGGAAGGAAGGACAACCAGCAGACCACCAGGGACGTTCTTCTGTACCACCAGCAGACCTGCCAATGGCAGAGCCTTGCCAAACTCCCCACCCGGCTGTACAAGGCTTCAGCCGTGGCCTTGCACCGCAGCATCTACGTGCTGGGAGGCGTGGCCGTCAGCACAGGAAAGAGGGGTCCCTGTCGAGATGTCTATGTCTTCTCCCTGAAACTCAATCAGTGGAGGCTGGGCCAGCCCATGCTGGCGGCCCGCTACTCCCACAGGAGCACTGCCCATAAGAATTTCATCTTCGCCATTGGGGGCATCGGAGAAGGGCAGGAGGTCCTGGGCTCCATGGAGAGATACGACAGTGTCTGCAACAGCTGGGAGAGGATGGCTGGCATGCCAGTCGGCGTGCTCGACCCTGCAGTCGCTGTGAAGGACCAAAGACTCTACCTTTTTGGGGGAGAGGACATCATGCAGAACCCTGTGCGCCTTATCCAG gTTTATCACATTTCCAGGAACACCTGGTTCAAGATGGAGACAAGAATGATCAAGAATGTGTGTGCCCCTGCGGTGGTGCTTGGGGAGCGGATTGTCATTGTGGGAG GTTACACAAGGAGGATCCTTGCTTATGACGCTCAGTCCAACAAATTTGTCAAATGTGCGGACATGAAAGACCGGAGGATGCACCACGGGGCCACGGTGATAGGGAACAAGCTCTACGTGACAGGCGGGCGGCGGCTGACCACGGACTGCAACATCGAGGACTCGGCCTCCTTTGACTGCTACGACCCTGAGACAGACACCTGGATGTCCCAGGGCCAGCTGCCTCACAAACTCTTTGACCACGCCTGCCTCACTCTCCAGTGCATACCCAACACCGCCGCCTTCCCTTGA